The Corvus moneduloides isolate bCorMon1 chromosome 20, bCorMon1.pri, whole genome shotgun sequence region TGTGCTCACCAGAAGGCGTTCCCAAAGATTCTTCCATGGAAGCCTTTCCAAGTCTGTTGGCTTTATTCTTGCCTTTACTGTGTGTGGTAATAAGGGTAATTTGTTCCCAAAAGAGACAATTTACTGGCAGGTATACAAGTGGTATTAACTGATATTTAGCTTCAATATTTACTACTTTAACTGTTTCTAGTAACAACTAGGTTTCTGTGCAAGTGTTTGTTCATCACAAAGTGTTAGTCATTCTGTACTTAAGATTCCAGAGAGTTTTGAAAAGTCTGGCCTTTATCTGAAAGAAAGTACAAACAAGATCTGATTTGGGGGCATTAATCCATTTTTATCGTAAGAACCAAATAGGTGATTTTTCTAAGATAACTTCCCTTTTAAAAAGGGGAATGTGTTCCATCCCAAGCCACTAGTGTGAGAGTAAATGAGGCTGaatttgtgggggttttttttgcttagaGTTTTAAAGTAACTGTGTGTGAAGAATGCTCACCAGGTGTGTTCTGTAAATGATCAGTAGCTGATTTTAGTCACTGTAGCAACCTGACAGGATCGGTGTCTTTAGCTGGATATTGGTATCTTTGCTGGCTGGTGTTTCTGTTTTGGGAACAGAGCCCAGTGagtgttttcctttggaaacatCAATAACTGGCTACTGGGACAGATTCGCCTGGCTCCTTACAGGTAATGTATGTTCAGGAGTGTGATGTGAGAACAAGCATGCTCACAGTAACTCCTACAGAGAATCTGTGCTGGCTCTTTCATCCCCACAACCATACATGTGGTTTTTCTTATGAAAGCAAGGTGGAAATTTTCCTTTAGCTGCAGTATGCCAGTGAGTAGAGTGTGTGTACAACTGCTCCAGAAGCCACTCTTGGAAATTACACAGGGAAAGTTGGCAGAGGTGCCACTGGTTAAATATTAATAGGTCCTGCACATGTTTCAGTTCACCTTGCTTAGCAGAGAGTTTTACTGGCTGGTTTGGGTTGCGgtgtttgcttttcattctgttcCATCCTTAACTTGTGGAAGCTCTCTGCCAGTGCCAGTGTGATGCTCTGGAGGTGGCTGAGTGCTGCAGGCTGGCTGGGATccagccctgggtgctgctggaggcttCCCAGGGATGCCCAGCCCCGTCCCAGCTCCCGGGAGCATTGATGCACCtctggctggggagcagggcacGAGGGGCTGGGGCTTTGCTCAGATCCTGCGGGAATAGGACAGAATTGGAGTCTTCTTGGTGGGTCCCTTTGCATCTcagtgaaatgcagaaataagcACAATCAAGTCAGATCTCTTGATTTGGAAATCTCCAATAAATTAACATAGGCTgtagcttttttcttcctttgtccAGAGAGTTACCTCTCACAGTGGTAATAACCCTGATGCTTCACAGGTCTAACCAAATTGAaggacacacagagaaacattGGGAAGATTTAAAActctaaatttaatttaaaaagtaatgtaTTTCAAAGGTATAACACTACTATTTGtactgttaaaattatttggggatggtaaaatacatttgaaagcTGAGTACACCATTTAAGGCCCAAGATCGTGTATCATGAGCACATTGATGTGGTTTGACTTTTAATCTAGCCAGAAATAGTAGAAATGATTGAAAttcaacatttgcttgttttgtaTTTAATGCTTTGTAAATAAGATGTAATAAAACTGTGGAATAAAAACTCCATCATCAGTCTTTAgtttatatatttcattttctgttggtTATGTTTGTTACATTTTACTGTGTAATTTATGTACAAGTCAACgttggttttttgttgctgtatGTAGTTGGTGCTGTGACTTGTTTGTGCTCATCTCTGTTCTGTAGGCAACTTGCCACTCTCTACTGAATAAAGCTACcgtaaaagaaaaaaaggaaaacaaaaaatcagtaAGTTTGGAGACCTTTTTATTAgccatttctttcaaaacacaacagaaatctTTTGCTGTTTGTTCAAAATATCTTCACTTCAGTCTATTTGACCTCACTGTAAAATCATTCTACTAATTCTGGCACAAAATAGCTTTCATTTCAATTAACACTGGAATTAAGttagatttaaaatattctctgtgtGCCTATTTGAGTAAATGAGACATTTTTAACAATACTGCTTAGTATTTAATATTCTGACTCTTCTAGCCTTGCCACCAtcttcagattaaaaaattgtggaagagaaatgttttctttggttttgaaaaaaaatctgggtttgAGCTGCTTTAACACTCTGGCAGATAACCTGAGCTTGCATCCTGGGCAAAGAACAATTAATATTTGTGGGGTACTGGAAAGAGGCTCGTGGGTCTTTTTGctgacacattttcttttgtttgctttgtgatTAAGCAAGAAAACCCCAACTTTAGCACTTGTATTATTTCCCGAGGAAAGCAGATTTCTCATTTTAAGTAACTTGCTGTGTTAGTTTAGATCTGTGGGTTGCTTTAGAATGTTGACTTTAAAAGTTCAGACTTACTCTTTACTTACTCTTTTCTTTGGCAGTGACCTCAAAATATTAACTATGAATCAACCAGAATGGAAATTTAGACTTTTATTAAATACTCTCTTATTTTTGCTGTAACTGAGCAGAATAGTGATCatgtttaaaatgcaaaagctgtgggcaaaccagtattttacaagaaaatatCAGTAATTGCATCACACGGTAACTGACTGGAGTTGCTACTGAACCAAAGTGATTCTTGGTGTATTTTCTACTAATGGCTTTATCTGGTTTAAGCAGCATGATCTGAAATTGCATTAGTTatgttttgaagtattttactAAATTGGgatttgtttggagtttttttttttaattttaaactataCGTGATGATAATACCAAGCTTGCTAATTTTATTCTGTGGAAAGGAAGAACCTGACTCATTTTGATTAACCATTGTTACTCATTACAAAATACACATACAGACATTGATGTTTTGTAAAACCACGTTGCATACCTAAGAACTTTATTTTTGTCAGGAAACTGTCTTTAACTTTTCAAAGTTAAACGAAAGATATCCAAAGAACAACTCTCCTCTTAATGAACAGTTGATTTCCTAACAGAAAAGAGATTTCTTAAAACatcttcagaattatttttttttcctgaatggcaaaggacaatattttaaatctgcTCAGTGCTTTTACACAGTGTGTGTGTAGGCAGAGGAGTGCACTGGCCATTTAGCTCTGGCTCCTTCTGTCCTGCTGTGGACAGATGATGGTTCTGAAGGGCATTTCTGCAAATAGCTCCTCCTCACAAATTGAAAATTGCTCCTGAAGCTGTACAGCACCAGTGTTATTGCTGGAGAGGCTCCTGGCTCAGTTGTGGAGttacaaacacacagagaaaggacGCAGTAGTTGAAAGGCgttccctgtgctgggggagggCAGTGCACACCTGAGTCCAGGGCTGCGGCACTCCAGGGGCAGGGCCCTGCGTGGGGTCAGCTCTGAGACGTGgccaggagctctgggagcCATGTCCCTGCCAagggagctgtgcagcagctgagggagagcCAGCTGCTGTCGGAGAGCCCCACTCCTTTCCCTCTTGTTCTGATTCTCTGGGATGCAAGAGAGTCCCACTCCAATGCGCTGAGCATGACCGGTGTGGAAGGAATGCTTAGGCTTGGCTTGCCATGCAAGGCTTTTCTCAGCCCTTGCCTTTTGCTTAATGCAGGACTGTTGTGTGTAATTGTCCGTGCACAGGTGGTGAGCCAGCGCTTCCCTCAGAACAGCATCGGGGCCGTGGGCAGCGCCATGTTCCTGCGCTTCATCAACCCCGCCATCGTGTCCCCGTACGAGGCGGGCATCCTGGACAAGAAACCCCCGCCCAGGATCGAGCGGGGGCTGAAGCTCATGTCAAAGGTGAATCCAGAAAGATTTTTATGTGCCCATATTTTATGTTCTACCTGCTTCAGTATACTGCTCTTTGACCAGTATGAGAAAATGTAGGAAAACTCGGGAGTTTTTTTCACGTTTATTGAAAGTGCAGTGTCTGTGCTGCGTTTATGCATCGTGGCATTGTTCGAGCTCTCAGCAACGTATGGATGGGGACAAACACTTTGCCAAAATGATGGATAAGAGAGAGGAATTCCAGCCCTTCTCTTGAACTTCTCATtgggaaacaaacaaagagaCTGATGTTCCTGTGAGCACAATGAGGGTAACAGCAGCCAGCATTGATCAAGCTCATCCTACTACTAAAGAAGGaatttttgctgtctttaaTCTCATTTGGTCATACttcttgtaaaaaaatttaaaaaaaagtttaatgaTGGCATACAAATTCTGTGGCCTGTGCGTATTATACATTGTAAATGTtgagaaattgtatttttctttaaataggGGTGCGCTACTGCTTTTACTTACACGTCTTAAGTTCCAGGAGAAGTAGTTAATAACTTACTGGTGGTTTGAAAGATGATTTATTTTCCTAGTTTAAAGTTAATGAACAAGTGAACTGGTTTGCTAGTATTTAAAAGTATGTGAAAGAAAAGACTTTGAAAGTGAATGTGTTTTAAATTAGTTGACTTACTGGCCTTTTGTTGTGAAACCTCaagaaaacaagtgaaaataaacTGTTTCTGCCAGTTTAACTTCACTGgcagaaatatttgtgttaatTACTGTAACAGTTAATACATTAAACCTTTGTGTGTTTTtgccatctttttttcctttagatcCTTCAGAGTATTGCCAACCACGTGCTGTTTACAAAAGAGGAGCACATGCGGCCTTTTAATGACTTTGTGAAGAGCAATTTTGATGCGGCACGAAGGTACGGCCTGGGGCCGGCACACGGGCTGTGGTGTGTGGAGAGAGAGCTCCGAGTGCCCTCACGGCCCTTTGCTCTCCCTCCCACACCGATGGTTCTTCCTGCTTTGGAATGCAGGTTTTTCCTTGACATCGCGTCCGACTGCCCGGCCAGCGACACCGTCAACCACAGCCTGTCCTTCATCAGCGACGGCAACGTGCTGGCGCTGCACCGCCTGCTCTGGAACAACCAGGAGAAAATCGGCCAGTACCTGTCCAGCAACAGGTGAGGCTGCAGGCCTGCGAGGAGGGGTGTGCTGAGGGGAAAGGTgtcagaatcctggaatggtttgggctggaaggagccgtaaagctcatcccatcccatccctgccatgagcagggacacctgccactgtcccaggctgctccaagccctgtccagcctggccttggacatttccagggatccaggggcagccacagcttctctgggcgacctgtgccagggcctccccaccctcacagggaaggatttcttcctaatagccaatctaaatctcccctccCTCATTTTAAAGCTGTTAAATACTCTCCAATGCTTCTGTTATTACTGAGAAGAATATCAGTCATCATCAAAGATTTCTCATacttactttaaaaatgaaaatccagCTTGTTGCAGTTGAGGGAAGGTTGGTGGGCAAAAAAGTGGGAATTGCTGAGTAAAGAAGGACTCTCCTGACAAGGAACATGCTGTTTTAGGGACCACAAGGCTGTTGGGCGACGACCTTTTGACAAGATGGCAACGCTTCTTGCCTACCTGGGGCCTCCTGAGCACAAACCTGTGGCAGATACACACTGGTCCAGCTTAAATCTCACTAGTTCCAAGTTTGAAGAGTTTATGACAAGGTAATGAGATTATTGTGGTGGGGACACACAATGTGGTTTTCTAGACTTTATCGTGTGAGGAGGTGTCAGCAGTTCTTAAGACTCTCTGCTGTCAAGACTCTCTGTTTTGAAGAGGAATTTAAAAAGCTGAGGCTACATAAACCTTCTAGGTTTCTGagtagattttaattaaaaaactaaaTTGAGAACCAAAGATGGCAGTAACATGTGACCTAAGGAAGGCTCAGGATTGTGTGAACTCAATACTTTTGTTTAGAGATGGAAGTAAagagggtttgggatttttaaaatttgtttgaaaGGCAGTTGTGAAAGTTGCTGTCAATGTATTACTTTTTAGGCATCAGGTTCATGAAAAGGAGGAGttcaaagcactgaaaacattaaatattttctaccAAGCTGGGACATCCAAAGTCGGCAATCCTGTTTTCTACTACATCGCTCGGCGGTAAGAAGCCTTTTGCCTTCCCAATCTGAAATGAACCTGTCAGTCAGAGGTGTCAAGTGTATATAAGAGACACCAGCTTGGTAACAAACAAAAGTCTGAAAATAGCTTCTTTGTTAAAATTTGCTGACAGTATTTTTGAGTTGTTTCCTAAACTAAAACTGTCATTTCATAGTAATTACACCCATGACAGGAGTAATTCCTAGAGGTGTTAAGGAAAGGGAGATCCCTGTGCTCACCCCAGGTGTGGTCAGAGCCAGCTCTGAGGATTGGATGAGCTGCTGAAGCTGGTCTTTgtgctgaggtgctgctggtggaggtgtgctggcagcactggggaggcTGGTTTGCCTCGGGGGGCCGTGggagagctgccagggctgggagttcTCCAGTGCTGGTGTCACCAGGCACTTTGGcgtgctggcacagcccctggggTGTTCATGGCCTGGTCATTGCTGGTGCATTCTATGCCTGTGGTTTATGCTGGTgctacagctggagctgcctgaggcaccagtgctgggagagctccTGGGGTTGCTTTGGCTCTTCCTGgtgcctctgctgctggtgggcGCTGGTTGGTGATGCCAGCGGGTACCCTGGCAGCTGGTGTGCTGGGCTGTGACACGGTCAGGTGGGGCTGTGGCCCTGGGGactcctgctgggctggggctgggagcagagccctgcctgggCATGCTGGGGTTGCTCCGTGGGttgtgctctgtgctggctgtggtGCCCTGGGTGGCAGTGGCATTGGTGGGGCCACTTCCTGTTGTCATGAGGGGCTGTCTTCAGTGCTGAAccttctgcagagccctggagTTGATGTGAGAACATGGAAACAAGCACAGGAAACCACTTCTTTAGCAGCATTTCTTCTGTATCCAACAGTTTAAACAGCACAAATGTGTTAACAAGTCACTCTTCAAATTGCATGTTTCTAATGAAAGTAGTACCCAACAGGCATGTGcaattttttcaattaattacaattttagatccttaatttcattaaatttcaaaatttttcactAGGCTCAGCAGTGCTTTTTACTCTGTAGGTTGAGTTACAAATCTCCTTTGGCTTGGGAAATTGCCTTCCTtaaacttttcttcattttcaacaCCCTCGTCTCTTTGGATGGTTTGAAAGATGAGTAGCATCACTTATCTTCTGTCCTGattttctgtcttcaaaagTCACACAACAGTCCATGAAACCTGCAGGTGTGCTGACAGAAGGGGCTTGCTCAAGGGCAGCCTggatgcttttttccccccctttaaaatttatatttttttttagcaagatCCCTAATGTTTAAGCCCCTTACACACAGAGTTAGAAGCGAAGGCAGTCTTTTGAATTCTCATTAAGACCTCTGTTTGCTTGCCAcgtttttcttctccattttgttCCATTAGACAGAGTCTTATTTCATGTCAAGTAAAACAAAATGCCTGTATTGTTATCCTGCCTTGTTCAGACAAGAAATTAGGCATACAAATGCAGAGTAGTGATAACCCATCTTAAAAAGTGTCTGTGCCTGGCAGTGATCCGAGGCATCCTTATGTATTCTGTGCAGACCTGACATGCAGTGTTTCCTTCGTTTGCAGAGCAAGAAATGGTTATTTCACCTGCAGAGAAAGAGAATTTCTGGAAGTAAATCAAGACAAAAGTTTGCACCACATGTTTGCTAGGCCTAGCTCACCTCCCtcttctttaaaagcagaaaaagtaatttatccCAAGCTGCCTCCCTGGGCAAAACCGTCATGGTCCAGTCAGCCGAGCGTTCCTGCCTTCAGAGAGAGTGGGAAGGAGCAGATTTCTGACCATTTTATCCAGGTGTGggatattaatgaaaatattgtcGTTCTTTGACATGAGCCTTGCTGCTAGGTGAGTTATTACCTTTCtcttcagcagctgcacagtTCAGTCGTCCTGGCGGGGCTGCCTTTCAAACCAGCAGGAAGGGCTTTGCTCTGGGATGATGCTCTGGCGTCGTCTCTTTTCATAGGGATGTGGCTAAGTGGAGCTTATTTGTGGTGTTTGTCGTCTGGTTCTGAGCCAGGTGTTGTATTCTCAAGgtgtgaaatgcagaaaaatggtTTAGATTGGAGCTGCCAGGCTGTTTGAGGGCttgtgttttttggggttgtttttttccgagtttcttttttttctttctttctttttttttttttttttttttggtttttttttgagatctTGTTGCTAAGGCATTGTTGAGTCATTTTACTGATATATCTGGATCAGTTTATGTCCTTCTTGTGCTGTGAAATTTAATTCCTTCTGTCATCTATCTTCACATTTTGTTTCCTGGGCAACAACCCAGCTTCTGGAGCCAGTGCTCTTCTGTTTTTAATCCCTACCCTGTTACTAAAATGATCCATAAATCAATAAATATTGATCCTGAACTACTGCCATTAGGTTTTAAAGCTGATCCCAAACTAATTAATAGGAATAAAACCTCTGAGTTATTGCTGCAGACCGCAGCAATCCCCACAGCAATTTTACCCTTTCCAGAGCGAGCACACAGCTAATAGAGGTGTGCCAGAGCTTTCCTGGGTATTTTGAATATGGCCCTAAAGTGCTAAATAGTTGTTGTGGATACCAGTTTCACCGAGAATagattattttgtatttctggagGTCTGAGTGCGCAGCGTGTTTACAAACCCAGGCCCTCGGGCTTAGCTCAGAGTGGCTGCGCAGTTGCCCAGCAACAAGTGCTCGACTCCCACgcttctgcctcctccctgctgccttaTCGACTCATTCGTATTCCAGAAAAATACCAGGAAGCCTAAATTCCAGTCTGCCTTACTGAAAGCAGTCTGAGCGAGAAGCCCTGGTGCTGCACAGCTCAGGCAGGGTttgggagggagcacagccctggagctcACTTCATACCCAGCTGCGGGTCTGAGATCCAGCTTCCCAATCCTGCACGTGCCTTTGGAAAACCCCACAGCCCCATTTCCACTTCCAGGCTTTTATTAGCATGCTGAGGAGTTGGAAGTCTGGATAGCAAGTCCTTTAGGGTGGGGGCTTGCAATTTGCCCCAAATAACCTCTGGAAAACAGTGATTTCCTGTTGCTGGTCACCAGATTATCTCATTATGGGTGAAACATTCTCAGACCCTTTAAAGTTGATTCCATATAGGTTTTTTTAAGGCAATAGAATTTGGCATCCTATACTGATTCTGCAGCAAAGGCACATGCAGTATTTCCCGTAATTTCCTCAAATCAAGCAGTTCAGCCACAGCACCTCATTTTGTGATCAGTCCTGCCTTGCAAGCCCATCTGACCCACAGCGTGGGATGAGGCCATGTGAATGAGGCAGTTCTGGGAATGGCTGAGTTCTGAGCATGGGAATTAGGTTGGGGCTGTGTTACAGTCAGCCAGCACTTAGCAAACACAAGGACTGTCCAAAGAGAGTGGCAGCAGagacattttcagtgtttcaaagtTCTAAAGGGTAGGAAGGGAAAGGATAGTCCCAGTGTTGAGATCATCTCATCAGCTTATTGCTAAACAGTATTAGAGATACATCAGTATCTAAATAATGCAATTTAATACGACCATAATTTCCCCCATAAGGCATGACGATGGTCTGATAAAGCAGCAAATGTCTGCTTTAAACAGGATTGTATAATACAATGCTGTGTATTTATTGGTAGTACTCTGCTTATTTGAAAAGAAGCACAGTTGCTAGTTCAGTTCAATACAAAcataactttatttttacttaaatgcCAATGAAACAACTGTACAAATCCATTGTGTAACATTTACTGTTAGAAATTAAAACACGTTTCCGGTTATAGAAATGCTGTTCACAATTGGAAAGTTGTCATTTCTCTGATACCAGTGGTTGTAAATGATCTACAGCCCCCATTGACACCTTAGGAGAAACAGGTGGACGACTCCAGTCTCAGTTGTGAggttttctgggttttgcaGCACCCTCATGCTACAGTAACTGGAAATTAAATGGCCTGGAATGAATGGAAAACATTGTATAAGATCTGTAATATTAAGTGGATAATACTTTTTCAATTAACTTgttcttcagttttcatttcatgCTGTTTGCAAAACTTCATCTGTAGTATATCAAGTACCTTTGccataatttaaataattttcctaGAGTGGACAGAACCATGCGTGCAGCTATTTCTACTGGCTGACGGTGCAGATGTCGAGGAGAAGAGCTTCCATGCTCGCCCTTagaaagcagggatttgggCATGTTCAGTGCCATGGACTGAATTCATTCTCTTTGAAGTCACAAGAATCAGGATTGTTTCGATGACAGCTCGCCAGCTAATTGCTTAATTAATTTGTTACATGACTTGTGTTAGAGATTGGGCTGGTATTTCGTTTTACTGATAGTAGTTTGCTATGTTCTGGCTGATGTGGTAGTATTCTCTTAAGCAGAACATATTAACATTTCAGGATGTCACTTGACATAAAGTCAAGGAGTTCCAGGTCATTAATTTGGGTAGATAACTCCTTGGTGTTTGACAGTGTCACGGCATTGAACATCtggcatttttctctgcttttatctcttttttttttcatctttttttttcttttttttaatatggagaGAGCAATAACTTGCCTGCAGTGTCTAAGTCAAGCCAGAGCAGAAGGATACCAGCCCCTACCACTGTCCCATGCTGAAGCTGGACCATGTTGCCTTCTCAGTTTACACTCTCTTAGCAGACATCATGGCATTGTCATATTTAATTCCTAAATTCAAAACTGTTGttcttcatatttaaaatactctAATACATATGAAGCAAACGTAGATATACATGCTAGCGATTTTGCTCAGGAATAACTTCTGATTAGTGAAACAGCTCAGTTtagttcctttattttttccctttcttttgcaTGTCATCATAACTTACGAAGAATCTGTGCTGCTATATTACAGGAATTGCTCACTGGCAAGTCAAGCAAGACAATGCAGATATGATACAGgccttctgtttttttccagttgttcaaTGACAAAATCATACATAAAATCAGTACTTAAAATTCTGatgtttttattctgtgcaaGTAAAACGAAAAACgtaaatacaaaaaaagcacatttttaaaaacaaaataatagaTTAGTTGTACTCAATTAAGACATATGAAAATAAGTAGCAGCTTAGTATCAAGACATTAGTGTGCACGTCTTTAAGAACTGTTACTTTCTTTAGATCAGAGTCAGAACTTTGAATTTCTTTCATTCAGCTGGATGTGTTAACTCCAGCTGTGATCAGAGGAATAACCTCAGTGATTTCCACGAGGTGCAAGCCCTTAGTCCACAGGCAGGGCCATGGCGTGCAGCACTGCGAGATAAAGCAGCAGCCCCATCTCCCAGCGGCTGGCGCAGGAGGGCACGCGCGCGTCTGGGGCGCTCGGCGTGGCCTCCTCCTTCCTTAAGGTAGCGGTTGTGCTTTGAGGCATCTTGGAGTAGTTTGTTGGCATTCCACTGGTGATGCTTAAAGTCATGGGAGTGGTGGAGGATCCCGTGGCAGGGGCCAGGCTGGCGTTGCCCTCGGTGGGGTCCTGGACGTGGATTGTGCGTGTGGCTGCGGCCTCCTGGGGGCCGTCGGGGGAGTGGAGCAGGGGCCGGTCTGTGCCAGGGAACAGAACCGGGTGGCTTTGGGTCGCCAAGGGAGTGACTTCCTTGGCTTTAAATTGTTTGTGCGTTTTGGTCACTTTGGTGGGCTCAGGTGCCACGGCAGAAGTCTCCCTGTCTGCTGCCTTCGTGCCTTTGATCATGGGGCTGGAGTCCAGGGCCGTGGGCTGGGCGGGGGCTGGCGTGGTGCTCGCCCAGGGCGAGGGCTGGTCAGCACAGGGGGCCCCCACGACatgggcagctgtgccctgcaccCACTGCAGCACGTAAGGGATGTTTTGGTTATCGCTGCAGGACCAGGGGTTGTTGTACAGAGTTACTacctgcagctgggagagctggtcAAAAGCTTTGTCAGGAATGTACGAGAACTTGTTGTTGTGCAGGTAGAGGCTTGTGAGGTGTTGCAGTCTCACCAGTGTTCCTGGGAGTATCTGGGACAAGAAGTTATTGGATAGATCCACCGTCTCTATGTTGTAGGGCATATTGGTTGGAACTGTCCAAAGTTTGTTGCTGCTGAGATTGAGAAACTTGAGACTGCTCAGTGTGTTGTTGATCAGGACAGCTCTTTCCACCATATTCCTGGAAACATCGAGTACTCTAAGATTCCACTGGTAAGCTGTATCAAGTTTCTGAAGAACTTTAATGTTGTTGTTTGTGGCATATAATTCCCATAAAGACTTGGGCAGATGAGCAGGAACATTCTTGAGCCAATTATTTGAAATATCAAGGGTCCTCAGATTGGTGAACCTCGTTAGCTGATGATCGAGATCTACAAACTGGTTAAAGGATAGATTTAAATATGTAAGGTTGTCTTGAAGTCCCTGGGGCAGTACAGTTAAGTTTCTGCCTGAACAGTCCACATTCCTGTCGTTTCCTGAGCACTTACAGCTAGAAGGACAGATACCCAAACCAGTGGGTATGAAAACCAGAAGGACCAGCAGACAGGTAGATGTATTCAATATGTGGTATTCCATTGTTGCCTGGAAATAAATATACCAAAATGACACCCTTTAAATCCATGTAATACATTTCATCTCTGTATAAGGGTTGTCTTGGCAATGGCCACTTGCAGGagaaattaagtaaaaatatcAATAACCCCCTTTGTGGCACGGTCCTTTTTAGAATTGTTCAAGAGAGACTTCACAAAGCATCCCTTCAGCCTGTCATGTTGTCTGGCAGAATGAGACTTGTTTTTTTcatctccctttccccctccagCTCAAATGAGGGCTTTCTTCCGAAAACGCAAGTCTCTTCCAAACGTTATACAATGTCTGCTTCTTGTTTTTAGTGATTTCAAGCCTATATTATGTTTGGAATAATGTGTTCATTTATAGAGGATGAAAAAA contains the following coding sequences:
- the OMG gene encoding oligodendrocyte-myelin glycoprotein, with the translated sequence MEYHILNTSTCLLVLLVFIPTGLGICPSSCKCSGNDRNVDCSGRNLTVLPQGLQDNLTYLNLSFNQFVDLDHQLTRFTNLRTLDISNNWLKNVPAHLPKSLWELYATNNNIKVLQKLDTAYQWNLRVLDVSRNMVERAVLINNTLSSLKFLNLSSNKLWTVPTNMPYNIETVDLSNNFLSQILPGTLVRLQHLTSLYLHNNKFSYIPDKAFDQLSQLQVVTLYNNPWSCSDNQNIPYVLQWVQGTAAHVVGAPCADQPSPWASTTPAPAQPTALDSSPMIKGTKAADRETSAVAPEPTKVTKTHKQFKAKEVTPLATQSHPVLFPGTDRPLLHSPDGPQEAAATRTIHVQDPTEGNASLAPATGSSTTPMTLSITSGMPTNYSKMPQSTTATLRKEEATPSAPDARVPSCASRWEMGLLLYLAVLHAMALPVD